A stretch of Nonomuraea africana DNA encodes these proteins:
- a CDS encoding MFS transporter — protein sequence MTTTETARVPWAAVSTVAVGTFTIVTSEMLPVGLLTPIGSTLGVSDGVAGLTMSAPGVVAALSAPLLTVVAGRLDRRIVLIALMALLAGANLLAAYSPTYAVMLVARVLVGVSIGGFWAFAATLPARLMPERHVGRAAAMIAGGVSVASVLGVPAGTLILSLAGWRMAFVAVAVLAVVVLAALALLLPPLPATQAVRPAQLLAVWRDSALRTALVATALVVTGHFAAYTYIRPFLEQVSGAGPALISGLLLAYGVAGVLGNFGSGGQAARGPRQVMVVLAVLIAVSTMGMPLVGAAMLLLWGVSYGGVSVTGQLWVVRAGGGEAGMAMLSSVFNAAIALGALLGGTIVDAASPSAVMWFGAALALLTAAYAGTWGRRTTTGS from the coding sequence ATGACGACAACCGAGACCGCCCGCGTGCCGTGGGCGGCTGTGTCCACCGTCGCGGTGGGCACCTTCACGATCGTGACCAGCGAGATGCTCCCCGTGGGCCTGTTGACGCCCATCGGCTCCACGCTGGGCGTCTCCGACGGCGTGGCAGGGCTGACCATGTCGGCGCCCGGAGTCGTCGCCGCCCTCTCCGCGCCCCTGTTGACCGTCGTGGCCGGACGGCTCGACCGGCGGATCGTGCTGATCGCGTTGATGGCCCTGCTGGCGGGCGCCAACCTCCTGGCCGCCTACTCCCCCACGTATGCGGTGATGCTGGTCGCCAGGGTGCTGGTCGGGGTGAGCATCGGAGGCTTCTGGGCGTTCGCCGCCACCCTCCCCGCGCGGCTGATGCCCGAACGGCACGTCGGCAGGGCCGCCGCGATGATCGCGGGCGGCGTCTCCGTGGCGTCGGTGCTCGGCGTGCCGGCGGGAACGCTGATCCTGTCACTGGCCGGGTGGCGGATGGCGTTCGTGGCGGTGGCCGTGCTCGCCGTCGTGGTCCTGGCCGCGCTGGCCCTGCTGCTGCCGCCGCTGCCTGCCACCCAGGCGGTACGGCCGGCCCAACTGCTCGCCGTCTGGCGCGACAGCGCGCTCAGGACCGCCCTGGTCGCCACCGCCCTCGTCGTGACGGGCCACTTCGCCGCCTACACCTACATCCGCCCGTTCCTCGAGCAGGTCTCCGGCGCGGGGCCCGCGCTGATCAGCGGCCTCCTCCTCGCGTACGGCGTCGCGGGCGTGCTCGGCAACTTCGGCTCAGGAGGCCAGGCCGCGCGCGGGCCCAGGCAGGTCATGGTGGTGCTCGCCGTGCTGATCGCCGTCTCCACCATGGGGATGCCGCTGGTGGGCGCCGCGATGCTCCTGCTGTGGGGCGTCTCCTACGGCGGCGTCTCGGTGACGGGCCAGCTCTGGGTGGTCAGGGCGGGCGGCGGCGAGGCGGGCATGGCCATGCTCTCGTCGGTCTTCAACGCCGCCATCGCGCTCGGCGCGCTGCTCGGCGGCACGATCGTGGACGCCGCCTCGCCCAGCGCGGTCATGTGGTTCGGGGCCGCGCTGGCCCTGCTCACCGCGGCTTACGCTGGCACCTGGGGCAGGAGAACGACGACCGGTTCATGA
- the coaD gene encoding pantetheine-phosphate adenylyltransferase translates to MRRVVCPGSFDPITNGHLDIIGRAARLYDEVTVAVLINVEKKSLFTVEERIDILTTVTKDYPNVRVEKFHGLLVDFCRQNDIPAIVKGIRVVSDFDYELQMAQLNYRLSGVETLFMPTNPEYSFLSSSRVKEIARYGGDVSGLVPDLVHKLLIERLRG, encoded by the coding sequence GTGCGCCGCGTAGTGTGCCCAGGGTCGTTCGACCCCATCACCAACGGACACCTCGACATCATCGGCCGGGCCGCCCGGCTGTACGACGAGGTGACGGTCGCCGTACTGATCAATGTCGAGAAGAAGAGCCTGTTCACCGTCGAGGAACGCATCGACATCCTCACCACTGTCACCAAGGACTACCCCAACGTCAGGGTCGAGAAGTTCCACGGCCTGCTCGTCGATTTCTGCCGCCAGAACGACATCCCCGCGATCGTCAAGGGCATCCGCGTGGTCAGCGACTTCGACTACGAACTGCAGATGGCCCAGCTCAATTACAGGCTGTCCGGCGTCGAGACGCTTTTCATGCCGACGAATCCGGAATACTCGTTCTTGTCGTCGTCCCGGGTGAAGGAGATCGCCCGCTACGGCGGCGATGTCTCCGGGCTCGTCCCCGATCTGGTCCACAAGCTCTTGATCGAACGGCTCAGGGGCTGA
- the rpmF gene encoding 50S ribosomal protein L32, whose translation MAVPKRKMSRSNTRSRRAQWKTSAVALVSCPQCRSPKQPHIACPTCGTYNRRQVIEPSA comes from the coding sequence GTGGCCGTCCCGAAGCGGAAGATGTCGCGGAGCAACACCCGCTCCCGCCGCGCCCAGTGGAAGACGTCTGCTGTCGCGCTGGTGAGCTGCCCGCAGTGCCGTTCGCCCAAGCAGCCGCACATCGCGTGCCCGACCTGCGGCACCTACAACCGTCGTCAGGTCATCGAGCCGTCTGCCTGA
- a CDS encoding acylphosphatase, with product MSEDVRLTAWVRGRVQGVGFRWWTRARALELGLVGWARNTADGRVEVVAEGPRESAVKLLELIKGCDTPGRVDGVVERWSEARGSLRGFVER from the coding sequence ATGAGTGAGGATGTGCGGCTGACCGCCTGGGTGCGCGGACGCGTCCAGGGGGTCGGCTTCCGCTGGTGGACCAGGGCCAGGGCGCTGGAGCTCGGCCTGGTGGGCTGGGCGCGCAACACCGCCGACGGACGGGTCGAGGTGGTGGCCGAGGGGCCCAGGGAGTCGGCCGTCAAGCTCCTGGAGCTGATCAAGGGTTGCGACACACCCGGCCGGGTCGATGGAGTTGTGGAACGCTGGAGTGAAGCCCGAGGTAGTTTGAGGGGCTTTGTAGAGCGGTAG
- the mutM gene encoding bifunctional DNA-formamidopyrimidine glycosylase/DNA-(apurinic or apyrimidinic site) lyase: MPELPEVEVVRRGLAAWVTGRTIGAAEVLHPRAVRRQIGPFLVAGRTIVSAERRGKYLWLPLDGDEAILAHLGMSGQLLVVSPDSALEKHLRVRLAFADGGNDLRFVDQRTFGHVMLTSLVGGVPEPIAHIAPDPFEAAFDDDVFASRLRARRTEIKRALLDQSLISGVGNIYADEALWLARLHWSRSTETLTKPKIAELLAAVRQVMGAALQQGGTSFDSLYVNVNGESGYFDRSLEAYGRRDLPCSRCGTPIRREAFMNRSSFSCPRCQRKPR; the protein is encoded by the coding sequence GTGCCTGAGCTTCCCGAGGTCGAGGTCGTACGCCGGGGTCTGGCCGCATGGGTGACGGGGCGCACGATCGGCGCGGCCGAGGTGCTGCACCCGCGCGCCGTGCGGCGCCAGATCGGGCCGTTCCTCGTCGCGGGGCGCACGATCGTCTCCGCCGAGCGGCGCGGCAAGTACCTGTGGCTGCCGCTCGACGGCGACGAGGCGATCCTCGCCCACCTCGGCATGAGCGGCCAGCTGCTCGTGGTCTCGCCCGACTCCGCGCTCGAGAAGCATCTCAGGGTACGGCTCGCATTCGCCGACGGCGGCAACGACCTGCGCTTCGTCGACCAGCGCACCTTCGGGCACGTCATGCTGACCTCGCTGGTCGGCGGCGTGCCCGAGCCGATCGCGCACATCGCCCCCGACCCGTTCGAGGCGGCCTTCGACGACGACGTCTTCGCCAGCAGGCTCAGGGCCAGACGCACCGAGATCAAGCGGGCGCTGCTCGACCAGTCGCTGATCAGCGGGGTCGGCAACATCTACGCCGACGAGGCGCTCTGGCTGGCCAGGCTGCACTGGTCGCGCTCCACCGAGACGCTCACCAAGCCCAAGATCGCCGAACTGCTCGCCGCGGTCCGCCAGGTCATGGGTGCCGCCCTCCAGCAGGGCGGCACCTCCTTCGACAGCCTCTACGTCAACGTCAACGGCGAGAGCGGCTACTTCGACCGCTCCCTCGAGGCGTACGGCAGGCGCGATCTGCCGTGCTCTCGGTGCGGCACCCCGATCAGGCGCGAGGCGTTCATGAACCGGTCGTCGTTCTCCTGCCCCAGGTGCCAGCGTAAGCCGCGGTGA
- a CDS encoding DAK2 domain-containing protein: protein MEVLDPPAVRRWARLAADTLGRARAEIDALNVFPVADGDTGTNLHLTMISAAEAVEALPDDVGAAVVWQTLAYGALVGARGNSGVIVSQALRGLAEVLKEREGTGADLCEGLARAARLARSAVARPVEGTVLSVLEAVAAAVPEGDLAETARGAAAEARAALRRTPDQLDVLARSGVVDAGGAGMAIILEALAAVITDSYAQRYDVPQPTGRVAPMTESGAGYEVMYLLDAEDEAVGRLRAELDALGDSLVVVGGDGLWNVHVHVDEAGQAIEAGLRAGRPHRIRVTYLAAPGRTHRAGGGRGVVAVAAGDGIAALFEECGAVVVRREPGSSPSLPEMLAAIREAGSEVAVLPNDEGVRAVAVAASEIAREDGVVVSVLPTKATVQGLAALAVHDPLRRFDDDVVAMTDAAGHTRYGHLTVADRQAFTSAGMCRPGDVLGMIDGDVALIGASLTEVAALIVDRMVAGGGELVTLVTGSGAPVRLAKSVEEHLAAARPDVEVVVYDGGQGGYPLLIGVE from the coding sequence ATGGAGGTTCTCGACCCGCCCGCGGTGCGACGCTGGGCGCGGCTGGCCGCGGACACCCTCGGCAGGGCGAGGGCGGAGATCGACGCGCTGAACGTCTTCCCCGTGGCCGACGGCGACACGGGCACCAACCTGCACCTCACGATGATCTCGGCGGCCGAGGCCGTCGAGGCGCTGCCCGACGACGTGGGCGCGGCCGTGGTGTGGCAGACCCTGGCGTACGGCGCGCTGGTCGGGGCCAGGGGCAACTCGGGCGTGATCGTGAGTCAGGCGCTCAGAGGGCTGGCCGAGGTGCTCAAGGAGCGCGAGGGGACGGGCGCCGACCTGTGCGAGGGGCTGGCCAGGGCGGCGCGGCTGGCCAGGTCCGCGGTGGCCAGGCCGGTCGAGGGCACGGTGCTGAGCGTGCTCGAGGCGGTGGCGGCAGCCGTACCCGAAGGGGACCTGGCCGAGACCGCGCGAGGCGCGGCGGCGGAGGCGCGGGCGGCGCTGCGGCGTACCCCCGACCAGCTGGACGTGCTGGCGCGCAGCGGGGTGGTGGACGCCGGGGGAGCGGGGATGGCGATCATCCTGGAGGCGCTCGCCGCGGTGATCACCGACTCCTACGCCCAGCGCTACGACGTGCCCCAGCCGACGGGGCGGGTGGCGCCGATGACCGAGTCGGGCGCGGGGTACGAGGTGATGTACCTGCTCGACGCCGAGGACGAGGCCGTGGGCAGGCTGCGCGCCGAGCTCGACGCGCTCGGCGACTCGCTGGTGGTGGTGGGCGGCGACGGGCTGTGGAACGTCCACGTGCACGTCGACGAGGCGGGCCAGGCGATCGAGGCGGGCCTGCGGGCCGGACGCCCGCACCGGATCAGGGTGACCTACCTGGCCGCGCCCGGCCGCACGCACCGGGCCGGCGGCGGCAGGGGCGTGGTGGCGGTGGCCGCGGGCGACGGCATCGCGGCCCTGTTCGAGGAGTGCGGTGCCGTCGTCGTACGGCGGGAGCCGGGCTCGAGCCCGTCGCTGCCCGAGATGCTGGCGGCCATCCGCGAGGCCGGCAGCGAGGTGGCGGTGCTGCCGAACGACGAGGGCGTGCGCGCGGTCGCGGTGGCGGCGTCGGAGATCGCGCGCGAGGACGGCGTGGTGGTCAGCGTGCTGCCCACCAAGGCGACCGTGCAGGGGCTGGCCGCGCTGGCCGTCCACGACCCGCTGCGCCGCTTCGACGACGACGTGGTGGCCATGACGGACGCCGCGGGCCACACCCGCTACGGGCACCTGACGGTGGCCGACAGGCAGGCCTTCACCAGCGCGGGCATGTGCAGGCCCGGTGACGTGCTCGGCATGATCGACGGCGACGTGGCGCTCATCGGCGCCTCGCTGACCGAGGTCGCGGCGCTCATCGTGGACAGGATGGTGGCCGGCGGCGGCGAGCTGGTCACGCTGGTCACAGGGTCCGGCGCGCCCGTACGGCTGGCGAAGTCGGTCGAGGAGCATCTCGCGGCGGCCAGGCCCGACGTGGAGGTCGTCGTCTACGACGGAGGGCAGGGCGGTTACCCGTTGCTCATCGGTGTCGAGTGA
- a CDS encoding YceD family protein, with amino-acid sequence MTQHLDPRAPWVISTHDLGRRPGSMRQTTLSLPAPANLGVDMIGVPKDAEVELDIRLEAVMEGVLVSGTGHAPLAGECSRCLDPLTSEIEVNVQELFFYSDEDASEEDSLLDGELLDLEPTFRDAVVLALPLSPVCREDCEGLCVECGVKLAEAGAGHGHEKIDARWASLQGLVSENDNDQEK; translated from the coding sequence ATGACTCAGCACCTCGACCCCCGCGCCCCTTGGGTGATCTCCACTCATGACCTGGGCAGGCGGCCGGGCTCGATGCGGCAGACGACTCTGTCCCTCCCGGCACCGGCAAATCTCGGCGTCGACATGATCGGTGTCCCCAAGGACGCCGAAGTCGAGCTGGACATCAGGCTCGAAGCAGTGATGGAAGGCGTGCTCGTCTCGGGCACCGGACACGCCCCCCTCGCGGGGGAGTGCTCGCGGTGTCTCGACCCGTTGACCTCGGAGATCGAGGTCAACGTGCAGGAGCTCTTCTTCTACTCCGACGAGGACGCCTCGGAGGAGGACTCACTGCTCGACGGTGAACTCCTCGACCTCGAGCCGACGTTCCGCGACGCGGTGGTGCTCGCACTGCCGCTCAGCCCCGTGTGCAGGGAAGACTGCGAGGGGCTGTGCGTGGAGTGCGGGGTCAAGCTGGCGGAGGCCGGCGCTGGCCACGGGCACGAGAAGATCGACGCTCGCTGGGCGTCGTTGCAAGGTCTGGTTTCCGAGAACGATAACGATCAGGAGAAGTGA
- the recG gene encoding ATP-dependent DNA helicase RecG has product MSRFDEPLSKALDPKTAKLLQSVLDLETVGDLLRHYPRRYAERGELTSLDALEVDEHVTVVGEVTRLMRKPMRNRGGTWLEVEVVDGTGKKIYLSFFGKGSHVAESRLKTGRRGMFAGKVGLFGARATPRWQLTHPEFELFEEEAEANAEEFAAAPVPIYPAGKDVTPWAIRRAVGVVLDTLGPLEDPLPAELRRRHELPDLADALVAIHRPRDFGDVTRARKRLKFDEAFVLQAVLLQRRAAAVAWPATARPRVGGGLLAAFDERLPFSLTEGQAAVGEEIAADLALEHPMHRLLQGEVGAGKTVVALRAMLQVVDAGGQAVLLAPTEVLAQQHHRSITSMLGDLAAGGMFGGTAVALLTGSMGTAARRSALLDAASGAAGIVVGTHALLQEHVQFADLGLVVVDEQHRFGVEQRDALREKVAGGRPHVLVMTATPIPRTVAMTVFGDLEVSTLSQLPSGRAPITTHVVPAAEKPHYLERTWERVREEVGLGRQAYIVCPRIGDLEGDEGDLAAGDDDKRPPLAVLEVAEMLSSGPLHGLRVEVLHGKLPPEEKDTIMRAFSKGAVDVLVATTVIEVGVDVPNSSVMIIMDADRFGVSQLHQLRGRVGRGGLPGLCLLVTEFPSGTPARERLEAVASTLDGFELSRVDLEQRREGDVLGAAQSGKRSSLKMLQLLRDEDVIVAAREEAAALLSADPELSSLPGLRAEIDRLLADERAGYLEKT; this is encoded by the coding sequence GTGAGTCGATTCGACGAACCCCTGAGCAAGGCGCTCGATCCCAAGACCGCCAAGCTGCTGCAGAGCGTGCTCGACCTCGAGACGGTCGGCGACCTGCTGCGCCACTACCCGCGCCGCTACGCCGAGCGCGGCGAGCTCACCTCGCTCGACGCGCTCGAGGTCGACGAGCACGTCACCGTGGTCGGCGAGGTCACCAGGCTGATGCGCAAGCCCATGCGCAACAGGGGCGGCACCTGGCTCGAGGTCGAGGTGGTCGACGGCACCGGCAAGAAGATCTACCTCTCGTTCTTCGGCAAGGGCTCCCACGTGGCCGAGTCGCGGCTGAAGACCGGCAGGCGCGGCATGTTCGCCGGCAAGGTGGGCCTGTTCGGCGCGCGGGCGACGCCGCGCTGGCAGCTGACCCATCCCGAGTTCGAGCTGTTCGAGGAGGAGGCCGAGGCGAACGCTGAGGAGTTCGCCGCCGCGCCCGTGCCGATCTATCCCGCGGGCAAGGACGTCACGCCCTGGGCCATCCGCAGGGCCGTCGGCGTGGTCCTCGACACGCTGGGCCCGCTGGAGGATCCGCTCCCCGCCGAGCTGCGCCGCAGGCACGAGCTGCCCGACCTGGCCGACGCGCTGGTGGCCATCCACCGGCCGCGCGACTTCGGCGACGTGACGAGGGCGCGCAAGCGGCTGAAGTTCGACGAGGCGTTCGTGCTGCAGGCCGTCCTGCTGCAGCGCAGGGCCGCGGCGGTGGCGTGGCCGGCCACGGCCCGCCCGCGTGTCGGGGGCGGGCTGCTGGCGGCCTTCGACGAGCGGCTGCCGTTCTCGCTGACCGAGGGGCAGGCGGCGGTCGGCGAGGAGATCGCGGCCGACCTCGCGCTCGAGCACCCGATGCACCGGCTGCTCCAGGGCGAGGTGGGCGCGGGCAAGACCGTGGTGGCGCTGCGCGCCATGCTGCAGGTGGTCGACGCGGGAGGGCAGGCCGTGCTGCTGGCGCCCACCGAGGTGCTGGCCCAGCAGCACCACCGCTCGATCACGTCCATGCTCGGCGACCTGGCGGCGGGCGGCATGTTCGGCGGCACCGCGGTGGCGCTGCTCACCGGCTCCATGGGCACGGCCGCGCGCCGCTCGGCCCTGCTCGACGCCGCGTCGGGCGCCGCGGGCATCGTCGTCGGCACCCACGCGCTGCTGCAGGAGCACGTCCAGTTCGCCGACCTGGGCCTGGTCGTGGTCGACGAGCAGCACAGGTTCGGCGTCGAGCAGCGCGACGCGCTGCGCGAGAAGGTGGCGGGCGGCCGGCCCCACGTGCTGGTCATGACCGCCACCCCCATCCCGCGCACGGTCGCCATGACCGTCTTCGGCGACCTCGAGGTCTCGACGCTGTCGCAGCTGCCGTCCGGCCGCGCGCCGATCACCACGCACGTCGTTCCCGCCGCGGAGAAGCCGCACTACCTCGAACGCACGTGGGAGCGCGTGCGCGAGGAGGTGGGCCTCGGCCGTCAGGCCTACATCGTCTGCCCGCGCATCGGCGACCTGGAGGGCGACGAGGGAGACCTCGCCGCGGGCGACGACGACAAGCGGCCGCCGCTGGCGGTGCTCGAGGTGGCCGAGATGCTCTCCTCGGGGCCGCTGCACGGGCTGCGCGTCGAGGTGCTGCACGGCAAGCTGCCCCCCGAGGAGAAGGACACGATCATGCGCGCCTTCTCGAAGGGCGCCGTCGACGTGCTGGTCGCGACCACGGTGATCGAGGTGGGCGTCGACGTGCCCAACTCCTCCGTCATGATCATCATGGACGCCGACAGGTTCGGGGTCTCGCAACTCCACCAGCTCAGGGGGCGGGTCGGCCGGGGTGGGCTGCCCGGCCTGTGCCTGCTCGTGACGGAGTTCCCCTCGGGCACCCCCGCGCGGGAGCGCCTCGAGGCGGTCGCCTCGACCCTCGACGGGTTCGAGCTGTCCAGGGTCGACCTCGAGCAGCGTCGCGAGGGCGACGTGCTGGGAGCGGCGCAGTCGGGGAAGCGCTCCTCGCTCAAGATGCTGCAGCTGCTCAGGGACGAGGACGTCATCGTGGCCGCGCGTGAGGAGGCGGCGGCGCTGCTGTCGGCCGATCCCGAGCTGTCGTCCCTGCCGGGCCTGCGCGCCGAGATCGACCGGCTGCTGGCGGACGAGCGGGCGGGATACCTGGAGAAGACCTGA
- a CDS encoding LysR family transcriptional regulator yields MEFRELECFVVLSEELHFARAAERLYLSPGRVSQLVRALETRIGARLFDRTSRRVRLTPLGERFLADLRPAYEGLALAVTRATSAARLVEGVLRVGFLGTPTEVVTSTVREFERRNPACEVELVEVPMADPFGKLRAGRVDVSFTLLPVDEPDLETGAGLNKVPMQVALSRRHPLADRASIEAEELAELPLVGLDDPAPRRWRELVAPTATPMGRPIPSAGTVSTSQEGLTQVALNRGAMLFCTPTAAYHGRQDVRFVPVVGLPDSVLGLVWRKEGETAAVRAFQQAGVDHE; encoded by the coding sequence ATGGAGTTCAGAGAGCTGGAGTGCTTCGTCGTGCTCAGCGAGGAGCTGCACTTCGCCAGGGCCGCCGAGCGGCTCTACCTGTCGCCGGGCCGGGTCAGCCAGCTGGTGCGCGCGCTGGAGACCCGCATCGGCGCCAGGCTGTTCGACCGGACGAGCAGGAGGGTACGGCTGACGCCGCTCGGCGAGCGCTTCCTCGCCGACCTGCGCCCCGCCTACGAGGGCCTGGCGCTGGCGGTCACCAGGGCGACGTCGGCCGCGCGGCTGGTCGAGGGCGTGCTGCGGGTGGGCTTTCTCGGCACGCCCACCGAGGTGGTCACCAGCACGGTCAGGGAGTTCGAGCGGCGAAACCCCGCCTGTGAGGTGGAGCTGGTCGAGGTGCCGATGGCCGACCCGTTCGGCAAGCTGCGCGCGGGCCGGGTGGACGTGAGCTTCACCCTGCTGCCCGTGGACGAGCCCGACCTGGAGACGGGGGCGGGGCTGAACAAGGTCCCGATGCAGGTGGCGCTCTCGCGGCGGCACCCGCTGGCGGACCGGGCAAGCATCGAGGCGGAGGAGCTGGCGGAGCTGCCGCTGGTCGGGCTGGACGACCCCGCGCCGCGCAGGTGGCGCGAGCTCGTCGCACCCACGGCCACGCCGATGGGTCGTCCCATCCCGTCGGCGGGTACGGTCTCCACCAGCCAGGAAGGCCTGACACAGGTCGCGCTGAACAGAGGCGCCATGCTCTTCTGCACCCCGACGGCCGCCTATCACGGGCGGCAGGACGTCAGGTTCGTGCCCGTCGTCGGCCTGCCCGACTCGGTGCTGGGTCTGGTCTGGCGCAAGGAGGGCGAGACGGCGGCGGTGCGCGCGTTCCAGCAGGCAGGAGTAGATCATGAGTGA
- the rsmD gene encoding 16S rRNA (guanine(966)-N(2))-methyltransferase RsmD: MTRIIAGSAGGRRLAVPQGRTTRPTSDRAREGIFLTLDSLYGLQGARVIDLYAGSGAVGLEAVSRGAAHALLVESDARAVKTIKTNIRELGFETATVVADRVERLLSRPGEPYDIVFADPPYAVTDEDVTRVLELLRDNGWLTPDALVAVERESRGKDLVWPPGYEEERVRRYGEAAVWYGRAAGNP; this comes from the coding sequence ATGACGCGGATCATCGCGGGGAGCGCGGGTGGCAGACGGCTGGCGGTGCCGCAGGGCCGTACGACGAGACCGACCAGTGACAGGGCAAGAGAAGGGATCTTCTTGACGCTCGACTCGCTGTACGGACTCCAGGGCGCCAGGGTGATCGACCTCTACGCCGGATCGGGGGCGGTCGGGCTGGAGGCGGTGTCCAGGGGGGCGGCCCACGCGCTGCTGGTGGAGTCCGACGCCAGGGCGGTCAAGACGATCAAGACCAACATCAGGGAGCTGGGCTTCGAGACGGCGACGGTCGTGGCCGACCGGGTGGAGCGGCTGCTGTCCAGGCCGGGCGAGCCGTACGACATCGTGTTCGCCGATCCGCCCTACGCGGTCACCGACGAGGACGTCACGAGGGTGCTCGAACTGCTGCGCGACAACGGGTGGCTCACGCCCGACGCGCTCGTCGCGGTGGAACGCGAGAGCAGGGGGAAGGACCTGGTGTGGCCCCCCGGCTACGAAGAGGAGAGGGTCCGTCGTTACGGCGAAGCGGCCGTTTGGTACGGTCGCGCCGCCGGGAACCCGTAA
- the rnc gene encoding ribonuclease III, with protein sequence MAVEVARDELERVLSVRLDADILERALTHRSYAYENGGLPTNERLEFLGDSVLGLVVTDTLYRNHPDLPEGQLAKLRAAVVNMRALADVARHLGLGRFLRLGRGEEGTGGRDKSSILADTLEALIGAVYVDLGLDEAFRVVHLLFDPLITRSASLGAGLDWKTSLQELTASEALGVPEYHVEESGPDHAKSFTAEVRVGGEAYGAGKGRSKKEAEQQAAEAAWTRIRARREQRESQPAG encoded by the coding sequence GTGGCCGTGGAGGTCGCCAGAGACGAGCTGGAGCGGGTCCTTTCCGTCAGGCTCGACGCGGATATCCTCGAGCGGGCGCTGACGCACCGCTCCTACGCGTACGAGAACGGTGGCCTGCCCACCAACGAGCGCCTGGAGTTCCTCGGCGACTCGGTGCTCGGCCTGGTGGTCACGGACACTCTCTACCGCAACCACCCCGACCTGCCCGAAGGGCAGCTGGCCAAGTTGCGGGCGGCCGTGGTCAACATGCGCGCGCTGGCCGACGTGGCCCGCCATCTCGGCCTGGGCCGCTTCCTGCGCCTGGGCAGGGGCGAGGAGGGCACGGGCGGGCGCGACAAGTCCTCGATCCTCGCCGACACCCTCGAGGCGCTGATCGGCGCCGTCTACGTCGACCTGGGCCTCGACGAGGCCTTCAGGGTCGTCCACCTGCTGTTCGACCCGCTGATCACCCGCTCGGCCTCGCTGGGCGCGGGCCTCGACTGGAAGACCTCGCTGCAGGAGCTCACCGCCTCCGAGGCGCTGGGCGTCCCCGAGTACCACGTCGAGGAGAGCGGCCCCGACCACGCCAAGTCCTTCACCGCCGAGGTGCGGGTCGGCGGTGAGGCCTACGGCGCGGGCAAGGGCCGCAGCAAGAAGGAGGCCGAGCAGCAGGCGGCCGAAGCGGCCTGGACCCGCATCAGGGCGCGCAGAGAGCAGCGCGAGAGCCAGCCGGCGGGCTGA